One Gimesia aquarii DNA segment encodes these proteins:
- a CDS encoding DUF1549 and DUF1553 domain-containing protein: protein MRNIFIALILLFGIVWPAFLSAAEKKETLSPDHARRMQQGLELFKKEVRPLLVAKCLKCHGGKSVKGDFNLATRKHLLESGMIEKSAKESYLMALVEHREEPYMPLKEKKLSEKEIASLSKWIDLGAPYDKPLATSSKSGSEKLVITDDDRNFWSFQPLSTPAIPKTKQSNRSRNEIDQFILAKQKEQGLTLNEEVSKRVYIRRAFFDLIGLPPTPAEVEEFLADNSPKAHENLIDRLLDSPHYGERWARHWLDIARFAESHGFEHDYDRNFAYHYRDFVIKALNQDMPYDQFVKWQLAGDEMAPDNPLALMATGFLGAGVFPTQITANEVERTRYDALDDMLNTTSQAMLGLSVGCARCHDHKFDPITSDDYYQLLSTFTTTVRTEIELDLDPKTYQTQKQKFDIAHAPLVQALKEYESKQINAGFENWLKQGKIDAAQFDEWILPEVVSHTSKGKARFEKLDDGSILVSGPNINQDHFTFTLRTNVRPVRSIRLEALTHRSLPRQGPGRAVNGNFSLTAFKVKAKTVSDKKAKAKNIKLTNARATHEQNKTTLSAKSAIDGQYGSGWAVDLGGIGKDQAIVFDLEEPIDWEGETELTVTMSFTNNVNHSIGHPRFSLTSSSSPEVKTGTSSSEHLMKAVKLVKAGKLDQLTPKQKGILKRWFSEQDAQWATLADKVKQHLKTEPQPALTKVMICSEGPKIKPVRHHSQGKDFFEETYYLTRGDTAQKGAVAKQSFLQVLMRSPDQEKEWIVAPPKTASTSYRRTSLANWITDTNQGAGALLARVMVNRIWQHHFGSGIVSSPNDFGLQGDRPTHPELLEYLANQLIHHHWRLKPLHKKIMLSATYRQSTSFDPEKSKVDPENQLYWRRSPQRLEGEAIRDSILCIGNRLDKTMYGPGTLQQNNQRRSIYFKIKRSKLIPMMQLFDAPEALVSIGQRPSTTIAPQALLFMNAKFIRESAQSFAKRIHAANPASLEKAVESAYQIALGREPSKNEAAVSLDFIQQHKKSYESEKKPQATLLALTDFTHALLSTNEFIYPN, encoded by the coding sequence ATGCGAAACATTTTCATCGCGCTCATACTATTGTTCGGAATCGTTTGGCCCGCTTTTCTTTCCGCAGCTGAAAAGAAAGAAACACTGTCTCCCGACCATGCCCGACGCATGCAACAGGGCCTTGAACTCTTCAAAAAAGAAGTACGACCGTTACTGGTCGCCAAGTGTCTGAAATGTCATGGCGGGAAATCAGTTAAGGGCGACTTCAATCTAGCGACCCGTAAACATCTTCTAGAAAGCGGAATGATCGAAAAGAGTGCCAAAGAGAGTTACTTGATGGCACTGGTCGAACACCGCGAAGAACCATATATGCCTTTAAAGGAAAAAAAACTGTCAGAGAAAGAAATTGCCAGTCTGTCAAAATGGATTGATCTGGGTGCTCCCTATGACAAACCGCTGGCAACTTCCAGTAAATCTGGCTCTGAAAAGTTGGTCATTACCGACGATGACCGGAATTTCTGGTCGTTTCAACCGTTGAGTACTCCCGCAATTCCAAAAACGAAACAGAGCAACCGCAGTCGAAATGAAATAGACCAATTCATTCTAGCTAAACAGAAAGAACAGGGACTGACGCTTAACGAGGAAGTCAGCAAACGTGTTTATATCCGTCGTGCTTTTTTTGATCTGATTGGTCTCCCCCCTACTCCGGCTGAAGTCGAAGAGTTTCTGGCGGACAATTCCCCCAAAGCACATGAAAACCTCATCGACCGGCTGCTTGACAGTCCCCATTATGGCGAACGCTGGGCTCGCCATTGGCTGGATATCGCCCGCTTTGCAGAGAGCCATGGCTTTGAACATGATTATGACCGGAACTTTGCGTATCACTATCGAGACTTTGTGATCAAAGCCTTGAATCAGGATATGCCCTACGATCAGTTTGTTAAATGGCAGTTGGCCGGTGATGAGATGGCTCCTGACAATCCACTCGCATTAATGGCGACCGGATTTTTAGGTGCAGGAGTCTTTCCGACTCAGATCACAGCCAATGAAGTCGAACGCACCCGCTATGACGCTTTGGACGATATGCTCAACACAACCAGTCAGGCAATGCTTGGCTTGAGTGTCGGATGTGCCCGCTGTCACGATCATAAATTCGACCCGATCACCAGCGACGATTACTATCAATTGCTTTCCACATTCACCACCACAGTTCGCACCGAAATCGAACTGGATCTCGATCCCAAAACATATCAGACACAGAAACAAAAATTTGATATTGCTCATGCTCCATTAGTGCAAGCCTTAAAGGAGTATGAATCAAAGCAGATCAATGCAGGTTTTGAAAACTGGTTGAAACAGGGAAAGATTGATGCGGCACAATTTGATGAATGGATTTTACCAGAAGTAGTGAGCCACACATCAAAAGGCAAAGCTCGTTTTGAGAAACTGGACGACGGTTCGATTCTCGTCAGTGGTCCCAATATCAATCAGGATCATTTTACATTTACACTCCGTACGAATGTGAGACCTGTCCGATCCATTCGACTCGAAGCATTAACACATCGATCGTTACCACGACAGGGGCCTGGGCGTGCTGTAAACGGAAATTTCTCATTGACGGCATTCAAAGTCAAAGCCAAGACGGTCTCAGATAAAAAAGCAAAAGCGAAAAATATCAAACTGACCAATGCGCGTGCCACTCACGAACAGAACAAAACGACGCTCTCAGCGAAGAGCGCCATTGACGGACAATATGGATCTGGCTGGGCCGTCGATTTGGGAGGCATCGGAAAAGATCAGGCGATTGTGTTCGACCTGGAAGAGCCAATTGATTGGGAAGGCGAGACAGAACTCACTGTGACAATGTCTTTCACGAATAATGTGAACCACAGCATCGGGCACCCTCGATTCTCACTCACCAGTTCCTCTTCACCAGAAGTTAAAACGGGAACCAGTAGCTCTGAACATCTGATGAAAGCCGTTAAACTTGTTAAAGCGGGAAAACTGGACCAGTTGACTCCAAAACAAAAGGGGATTCTGAAACGCTGGTTTAGTGAGCAAGACGCACAATGGGCCACACTCGCCGACAAAGTGAAACAGCATCTGAAAACAGAACCACAACCGGCACTGACAAAAGTGATGATCTGTAGTGAGGGTCCAAAGATTAAACCCGTTCGCCATCATTCACAAGGTAAAGACTTCTTTGAGGAAACATACTATCTCACACGTGGCGATACCGCACAAAAAGGAGCAGTCGCGAAGCAGAGCTTCCTGCAAGTTCTGATGCGATCTCCTGACCAGGAAAAAGAGTGGATTGTTGCCCCTCCCAAAACCGCCAGCACTTCGTATCGTCGAACGTCTCTGGCTAACTGGATCACTGATACAAATCAGGGGGCAGGTGCTTTATTGGCTCGTGTGATGGTGAATCGAATCTGGCAACACCACTTTGGTAGTGGAATTGTTTCTTCCCCCAACGATTTTGGTCTCCAGGGAGACCGGCCCACACATCCTGAATTACTTGAATATCTGGCCAACCAACTCATACATCACCATTGGCGTCTGAAGCCTTTGCACAAAAAAATCATGCTCAGTGCAACATATCGACAGTCGACCAGTTTCGATCCAGAAAAGTCAAAAGTTGATCCGGAAAATCAACTGTATTGGCGTCGTTCTCCTCAGAGACTGGAGGGTGAAGCGATACGCGATTCCATTCTCTGTATCGGAAATCGACTCGACAAAACCATGTATGGACCGGGGACTCTACAACAAAACAATCAACGCCGTAGTATCTATTTCAAGATCAAACGCAGCAAGTTAATTCCCATGATGCAACTGTTTGATGCTCCTGAAGCACTGGTCAGCATTGGACAGCGTCCCAGCACTACGATCGCACCACAGGCACTTTTATTCATGAATGCAAAGTTCATTCGCGAAAGTGCGCAATCGTTTGCCAAACGAATCCACGCAGCCAATCCGGCTTCCCTCGAAAAAGCAGTCGAGAGCGCCTATCAAATCGCGCTGGGAAGAGAACCATCAAAAAATGAAGCAGCAGTTTCGCTGGACTTCATTCAACAACATAAAAAATCATATGAGTCAGAAAAAAAACCGCAGGCGACGCTTCTGGCACTGACCGATTTCACACATGCGTTACTAAGCACAAATGAATTTATCTATCCGAATTGA
- a CDS encoding acyl carrier protein, which translates to MAPEQIRSVILDILARIAPDEDLSELDDSVPFRDQMELDSMDFLDIVMELRKLYRVQIPEEDYGELVTMDSTVTYLTPILKDAESTV; encoded by the coding sequence ATGGCGCCGGAACAAATCAGATCGGTAATCTTGGATATCTTAGCGCGAATTGCTCCCGATGAGGATCTTTCGGAGCTTGATGATAGTGTTCCTTTTCGTGATCAAATGGAATTAGACAGCATGGATTTTCTGGATATCGTGATGGAGTTGCGTAAACTTTATCGTGTCCAGATTCCCGAAGAAGATTATGGTGAGTTGGTAACAATGGATAGCACAGTGACTTACCTGACTCCAATCCTGAAGGATGCGGAAAGCACCGTCTGA
- a CDS encoding beta-ketoacyl-[acyl-carrier-protein] synthase family protein — translation MQESMDAQSRIVITGIGLTAPNGNNLGEFRQSLLEGRSGVVDYNIRYMGDVLAGVCDFDELRYQKRKEVRRGTRAGSIAIYCANEAVNQSKLDWENVARDRVGVYLGITEHGNVETENEVYEISQFDYDTKVWSHHHNPRTVANNPAGEVTLNLGITGPHLTLGAACAAGNAGFIQGVQMLRLNEVDLALCGGVSESIHTFGIFASFQSQGALATHDDPVKACRPFDVNRNGIVVAEGGAVCTLERLPDALARGATIYGEIVGYAMNSDASDFVLPNSSRQAECIHLALNRAGLQPSDIDIVSSHATATTQGDIEEAKALANVFADCPDLAINNTKSFIGHAMGAAGALEMLGNLPAFDDGIAHATLNLDEVDPECELPQLVPNQPRQMERVECILNNSFGMLGINSVLIIKKYTD, via the coding sequence ATGCAGGAATCAATGGATGCTCAAAGCCGAATCGTCATTACAGGAATTGGCTTGACGGCTCCGAATGGCAACAATTTAGGAGAATTTCGGCAAAGTTTGTTGGAAGGCCGTTCCGGTGTTGTTGATTACAACATTCGCTATATGGGAGACGTTCTCGCCGGTGTCTGCGATTTTGATGAATTAAGATATCAAAAGCGAAAAGAAGTCCGTCGGGGAACACGCGCAGGATCGATTGCCATTTACTGTGCGAATGAGGCGGTGAATCAATCCAAACTCGATTGGGAAAATGTGGCCCGAGATCGTGTAGGCGTCTATCTCGGAATTACTGAACACGGAAATGTCGAGACGGAAAACGAAGTCTACGAAATTTCTCAGTTTGATTACGATACTAAGGTCTGGTCTCATCATCACAATCCCAGAACAGTTGCTAATAATCCCGCAGGTGAGGTGACACTGAATTTAGGAATCACGGGGCCACACCTGACCTTGGGGGCCGCTTGTGCTGCCGGGAATGCAGGCTTTATTCAAGGCGTGCAGATGCTGCGCTTGAACGAAGTTGACCTGGCGTTATGCGGTGGTGTTTCGGAGAGCATTCACACATTCGGCATTTTTGCCAGCTTTCAGAGTCAGGGGGCGCTTGCCACTCACGATGACCCAGTCAAAGCCTGCCGCCCCTTTGATGTGAACCGAAACGGGATTGTGGTTGCAGAAGGGGGAGCAGTGTGTACGTTAGAGCGTCTTCCTGATGCACTGGCTCGCGGTGCTACAATTTACGGGGAAATCGTAGGTTATGCTATGAATTCCGATGCCAGTGATTTTGTACTTCCTAATTCTTCTCGACAGGCAGAATGTATCCATCTGGCTCTCAATCGTGCTGGCTTGCAACCTTCTGATATTGATATTGTCAGCAGTCATGCCACGGCGACGACTCAGGGAGATATAGAAGAGGCCAAAGCACTGGCGAACGTATTTGCTGACTGCCCTGATCTTGCCATCAACAATACGAAAAGCTTTATCGGCCATGCGATGGGAGCCGCTGGTGCTCTAGAAATGTTGGGGAATCTTCCTGCATTTGATGACGGGATTGCCCACGCAACATTGAATCTGGATGAAGTTGATCCGGAATGTGAATTACCCCAACTTGTTCCCAATCAGCCACGTCAGATGGAGCGAGTCGAATGCATTCTGAACAACTCTTTTGGCATGCTGGGAATCAATTCGGTCCTGATTATCAAAAAGTACACTGACTGA
- a CDS encoding LamG-like jellyroll fold domain-containing protein produces the protein MKQNDSYKDRLIQLIDALLQGNISQDAHSELEQLLLEDPKQRQSYLDYMRVHSGLSVWATETKESDDWIPHPTHTVPQTRLGTPRFLLLLASSLVAATLLLSLAYYAGWNTRPNSDPLMADSPKTASEVETNSPKTDHIALLTQAVGVEWDTPRNLQTGAGLSAGWLKLKKGTIQVELISGASVLIEGPAAFELISPLKTFCKYGKVRASVPEQAQGFTIETSKLNVVDLGTEFTLSLEPSGDGQVQVIDGMVELHPSNQRKTPSKIQSLKTGEGVQFDQEGITNRLNEDMLPLINLEELSHLAEQQQQQQFSRWQNQNQSLKTDPSLIAYYDFEETSNWLRTLSNKIQNNKSSVDGAIVGCQWTSGRWPQKRALEFKRTSDRVRLHVPGEYQSLTFMAWVRIEGFDRWLSSLMLTDGYNPGNPHWQLSDQGEIILGIKEGGGKNYFSPVVLKPTDLGRWIFLVTVYDHQKKEVIHYLDGLPVSHHRLENPIPLVIGPAEIGNWRPKEHTGEHSIRSLNGRLDEFALFGRALSAKNILKLYHSGKPNS, from the coding sequence ATGAAGCAAAATGATTCCTACAAAGATCGTTTAATCCAGCTCATTGATGCACTCCTGCAAGGAAACATCAGCCAGGATGCACATTCTGAACTGGAACAACTGCTTTTAGAAGATCCAAAACAACGTCAGTCTTATTTAGATTACATGCGAGTTCATTCAGGTCTGTCAGTCTGGGCGACCGAGACGAAGGAATCTGACGATTGGATTCCACATCCGACACATACTGTGCCGCAAACCAGATTGGGAACGCCCCGTTTTCTGCTATTACTGGCCTCTTCACTTGTCGCAGCCACACTTTTGTTGTCTCTGGCTTACTATGCCGGCTGGAATACGCGTCCCAATAGTGACCCATTAATGGCAGATTCCCCCAAAACCGCATCCGAAGTTGAAACGAACTCACCCAAAACAGATCATATTGCGCTTTTAACGCAAGCAGTTGGCGTCGAATGGGACACTCCCCGCAATCTACAAACCGGCGCTGGCCTCTCTGCAGGCTGGTTGAAGCTGAAAAAAGGAACGATTCAGGTCGAGTTGATCAGCGGTGCCTCTGTCCTGATTGAAGGTCCTGCTGCATTTGAGTTAATTTCCCCATTGAAAACGTTCTGCAAATATGGAAAAGTCCGAGCTTCCGTTCCCGAACAGGCTCAAGGGTTTACAATTGAAACATCAAAATTGAATGTCGTTGATCTGGGTACGGAATTCACTCTGTCTCTTGAACCATCAGGGGATGGGCAGGTTCAGGTTATCGATGGTATGGTGGAATTACATCCGTCCAATCAAAGAAAAACTCCTTCCAAAATTCAAAGCTTAAAAACAGGGGAAGGTGTCCAGTTTGACCAAGAGGGGATTACGAACCGTTTAAATGAAGACATGTTACCGTTAATCAATCTGGAAGAGTTGTCGCATCTGGCAGAACAACAGCAGCAACAACAATTTTCCCGTTGGCAAAATCAGAATCAGAGCCTGAAAACAGATCCGTCACTGATTGCTTATTACGACTTTGAAGAGACTTCAAACTGGTTAAGAACGCTCAGCAATAAAATTCAAAACAATAAATCTTCAGTCGACGGAGCAATTGTGGGCTGTCAATGGACTTCGGGGCGCTGGCCTCAAAAACGCGCCCTGGAATTCAAGCGCACCAGTGACCGTGTTCGCCTACATGTTCCCGGAGAGTATCAATCTCTCACATTCATGGCATGGGTTCGAATTGAAGGCTTTGATCGTTGGCTAAGTTCGCTCATGCTGACCGATGGTTACAATCCCGGTAATCCGCACTGGCAATTAAGCGATCAAGGCGAGATCATCCTGGGAATCAAGGAAGGGGGGGGGAAGAATTATTTCTCACCCGTAGTTTTAAAACCAACCGATCTAGGCCGCTGGATTTTTCTGGTGACCGTTTATGATCATCAGAAAAAAGAAGTAATTCACTATCTGGATGGCTTACCCGTAAGTCATCATCGACTTGAAAACCCGATTCCTCTGGTGATCGGTCCTGCGGAAATCGGAAATTGGCGACCGAAAGAACACACTGGCGAACATAGCATTCGAAGTTTAAATGGCCGTCTGGATGAATTTGCGTTATTCGGACGTGCTTTATCTGCTAAGAATATTTTAAAGCTATATCACTCTGGAAAACCGAATTCCTGA
- a CDS encoding sigma-70 family RNA polymerase sigma factor, giving the protein MNRSSEIHQNTETGSGSIPNEQFVSLLARHHSLIRGFIGTLLPHQTDAEDVFQQTCLVLWRKWSTFDSEQSFSAWACGIAFYEVKNFQRVQSRDRHHFSEEVLSLIAEQQTSSLSETDQQKQALNDCIKKLDRENQQLILDCYHGQRTIKDVAEQLGRSSDALYKKLSRLRLRLMDCMQQSLHSPEAGT; this is encoded by the coding sequence ATGAACCGCTCATCAGAAATACATCAAAACACAGAAACAGGCTCAGGCTCGATTCCGAATGAGCAGTTTGTTTCATTACTGGCCAGGCACCATAGTCTGATTCGTGGTTTCATCGGGACCTTACTGCCCCACCAAACTGATGCCGAGGATGTGTTTCAGCAAACATGTCTCGTTTTGTGGCGAAAATGGTCCACCTTTGATTCAGAACAGAGTTTTTCCGCATGGGCTTGTGGAATTGCTTTTTATGAAGTGAAAAATTTTCAGCGGGTCCAAAGTCGCGATCGACATCATTTTTCTGAGGAAGTCCTTTCGCTCATTGCGGAACAACAAACAAGTTCACTCTCTGAAACAGATCAACAAAAGCAGGCACTCAATGACTGCATCAAAAAACTCGATCGTGAAAATCAGCAACTCATTCTGGATTGTTACCACGGACAACGCACGATAAAAGATGTTGCCGAACAATTAGGTCGCTCTAGTGATGCCCTTTATAAGAAATTATCTCGCTTGCGACTTCGACTCATGGACTGTATGCAGCAGTCACTTCATTCACCGGAGGCCGGCACATGA